The nucleotide sequence GCGCGATGCTACCATTACCTATAACGAGACACACTATCACGGACCGCACGGAGGTGTGGAGGTTGTCCCGAAGGCCCGGGTGAGCATTGAAAGGGGCGGCAGGCTGACCACCGGTTTTACCCTGACCGAGGGCAGGGTGGGCCATCTTGAGATGGATTATGATGTGCATGTGGGTGAGGGCGCCACTGCCGATATGGCGGTAAAGGTGTACGGACGGGGTGACGATGATATATTGATACGGGAACGCACGGTGCTTGCTGGAGAGAAGGCGCGCAGTATCATTAAGAGCCGGGTGGCGGTGCGTGATAGGGCAAGGAGCACGGTTGAGAGTATCACCGAGGGGGCAGCTCCCTACTCCCGCGGTCATGTGGATTGTGTGGAGATCGTCCAGGATGATGCGGTGGCTGTGGCAATTCCTCGGGTCTCGGTGGTGGACAGGAGGGCCAAGGTCACCCACGAGGCAGCGATCGGCAGTGTGGATAAGAAGCAGGTGGAGACCCTGATGTCACGGGGACTTGACGAATCCGAAGCGGTGGATGTTATTATCAGGGGATTGTTGAAGTGATGTTCCCAAACGAACTGTTAACTTTTAACTCGAGCCCCCCATCCTTCTTCACCTCTCCTTCCGCTCCGCTTGCTTCACTTTGCCTGGCACCCCTTCCTCTCTGCTCCGCCCGCCCTTGTGGTGAGGGGGACTGGCGGGCGCTTTTCGATTCTTCCTGCGGGCTTTGGGTGCGAAGTGGGGGTGGATGCCTGGGTGGAGGGTTGCAAGGTGGGGGGCTCGAATTGCATTAAAAAGCAGGCATTTGGTGGACTATTTAACTTTCCCTGCCACCGCTGCCCATTAGGGTGGCAAGGTGGCAGCCAACCTTATAGTTCAGTGATCTTTAAACCACCCTTATATCCTGGACTTCTTTCAATTAATATCCAAGATCTTCAGGTGTAAAAACTTCAATCTCTTTTATCCGCTCAAAATGATTGACATTTCGAGTAACAATCTTATTAATACCCTGCGAAATTGAAGTTGCTGAGATCAGGCAATCGTTCAATTCAATCGTCTCACCTTTTTTTACAAGACCTGAATATATCTTTCCACCTTCTATTGCCACGTCCGTGTTAATATCTATAACCTCAACAAGGCTGATAAGGTCAAGAGTTTTATCAAGAGCATCCTTGCGTTTTGATAGATGTGCTCCAACACTTAACTCCGCAACAGTAATTGCTGAAGTAAATCCAATATTGTCTGCAATTTGAAGATTCAAGAAAAAGTCTGGAAGAATTTACTACTTCCCTGCGAAGACAATCAACAAATATGGAAGTATCAACAAATAGTCTCATTTTATCCAATCTAATCTCGTTGATTTTCTCAACTGGTCAACAAAAGTCTTACTATCAACATCATAATCCCAGGCACCACACGAAGTTTCCACTACTTTAATTGCATTCATGTCCCCTTTACCTTTGAGCAAATTCAAGATTGCATGCAGCTCTTTGTCAAGCAAAAGGAGTTTCCTTTCAATTTCTACGTTGGATGCCATCAATTACAAATCCGTTCTAATCTCCCATAAGTTTATCTCAAAATATTAATTGCCACTACTAAAAATGTAAAATACTATTCTCCATAAAGTTACTTTCCCCGCTCCTTTTTTGGTTCACTTATACAGGGTGCCGACTATGAAAATGATTTCTGCGTCCCCCTTTCGGTTCACTATCCAGGGTGCCCCTCCCGCTCTGCTCAGCCCGCCCTTGTGGTGTGGGGATTGGCAGGCGCTTTTTGATTCTTCCTGCAGGCTTTGGATGTGAAGCGGGGATGGATGCTCAGGCGGCTGATTTTGCGGTTGGATGAGGGAGGCTGCTGAGTACATATGATTTGATATCTGGGGCTACTACAAACGATATTAAATATTTCATGAAAAATACTTTGAATATTTTCATTCAAAAACGACAGGCTGTTAATGAATTAAATCCCTTAACCGAATCAATAGGAACGTTAGGTTGAGTTCCTGGTACTAAATATGGGCAAAATAATTTCAGGATACTACACCTGTCTGCATTACATTATTGCACTATAACGATATATGCTATCTGAATGAAAAAAAAACACCTTGAGATAGCACTCGAGAGAGTAACAGGTTTTGAAACACCGTCCGCATTCCTGGAACAATATGCCACTCCAGCAACAATTGCGGCTGAACTATTATATCTTGCTTTTATGAAAGGTGACCTTGAGGATGTGGTCTATGACCTGGGGTGTGGTACCGGCATGCTTGCCATTGGGGCCGCATTGCTGGGCGCTCCCAGGGTTATTGGGTTTGACATGGATAAAGAGGCCCTGAAGATAGCATACCAAAATGCACGACGATTGAATGTTGACGTTGAATTTGTATGCTCACGTGTTGAAGATGTATGCGGCCAGGCTCATACGGTAATTATGAATCCGCCTTTCGGTGCACAGGAAAAAGGCAATGACCGGCCATTCCTGCTCAAAGCCCTGGAAGTTGCTGATGTTGTATATTCCATTCATAATTCAGGAAGTTACGAATTTATCAAAAGGTTCATTAATCCCGCCGTCATAACAGAGCGGTATCATGCAGGTTTTCCGATAAGACGAACTTTTAAGTTCCACAAAAAGGATATTGAAGTTGTCGATGTAGAGATATACCGGATAGAAAAAAACAGACATTAAATTGATTACCGTTCTGGTTCACTGGAGTGACCAGATATGTCCGGTAATTGAAATTTAAGATCATAAAGAGGGATTATTATTAGACTCAAAAGGAAGAAAACCGTTTCCAGAAGAATGCTGACGAAAGATGATTCTGCAGAAGAACAACAGGCTTCACTGGATGAGGAGAAAAATAATGACGAAGAGGTCATTAAAACTACAGATATAAAACCGTCAGAGAAAATAAAACCGTCAGAGAAAATGAAACCGTCAGATACAATAAAACCACAGACCCCGGTATCACATGAAATAATAGAAACCGGTGAATTAGTCCTGCCTGGGGATATGATTGGCACCAGCGAGGAATTCATATCAGGTAAGAATACCTTCAAACATGGAGGAAACATCTATTCCACAGCTACTGGTATGGTAAAAATCAATCCTAAGTCACGCAACATTTCGGTTGTTCCAAAGACCAGTGTGCCGCCAGAACTTGAGATGGGAGACGTGGTCATCGGGCGCGTGAACGATTTAAGAAGTTCTGTTGCGCTGGTAGAAATTGCCAAGATCGAAGGTAAAGGCGAGCGCGAGATCGTTAATCTTCAACAGGCTGCAGTCCATATATCCAATGTCAAGGATGGATATGTAAAAAATATTACTGATGAGCTGAGTCCTTTTGATATCATCAAGGCTAAGGTCATTGACATGAGAAGTATGAGGCTTTCCACTGCTGGTAAGGACCTGGGCGTTATCAAGGCATATTGCTCTAAATGCAACGTTGACCTGGTCAAACCTTCAGAGGAAGGAAATAAAGGTTCCCTGTTGAAATGCCCTGTATGTGGGAAAATGGAATCCCGAAAAGTATCCACTGAATATGGTATTTACAATCCTTAGAGGTTATTGACATGGAATTAAAGGTTATTGAAAAGAGTGATACAGAAATTCTTATTGAGATCGGGGGTGAAAGCCACACATTGCTCAATACTCTGAAGTCGTCCCTCCTGGATGATCCCAGGGTGGAAGTGGCTACGTATGATATTAAACACCCTACTATCAGCGAGCCTGTGCTTTTCGTGAAAACAAATGGTGTTGATCCTATTGTTGCTATTACGGAAGCATCTGAACGGCTTATTCAGGTATATGAAGAATTCAAGACCGTTTTCAATGAAAAAGCCAGTATTTAGGGCATGCACATCAAACCAGAGATAAGAATTCTCGGTATCGATGATTCATCACTTCACAGTGAGCCGGTGATGGTAGTGGGTGCTATGTTCCGGGGTGGAACATGGCTTGATGGAGTTTTACGCACCAATATTACAAAAGATGGCATGGATGCCACTGAAGCCATCATCAGGATGGTAACCGGCAGCAAGCATTTCGGACAGGTCAGGGTATTGATGTTCGATGGTGTGACGTATGCTGGTTTTAATGTGGTTGACATCGAAGCGGTCTTTGAGGAAACAGGTATCGGGTGTATCGTTGTCATGAGGAACTACCCTGATTTTAAACGAATACGCGCTGCTTTGGAACATCTGCCCGACCCGGATATACGGTGGGAAATGATCCAACGGGCCGGTGAGATTCAAAAAGTGATAAGCAGCGAGGGTGAAAACCCCATCTTTATCCAGCATTGCGGCATCGACCTGGAAGAGGCCAGGGATATTGTACAGCTTTCCTCCACCCACGGCAATATTCCCGAACCATTGAGGGTAGCGCACCTGATTGCAACGGGTATCGTGTGTGGGGAGTCAACCGGTAAAGCATGATAATACCTTACCATTCACACCTTACATTTTTCACCTTACCATTCACACAACTACATTCCAAATCTTTATCCTGTCCGCACCCAAAACTATCTTTATGCTCACATTCATTGGCATCGGACTCTATGATGAAAAAGACATATCCATAAAAGGCCTGGAAGCAGTTCGCAAGGCTGACCATGTGTACGCCGAATTCTACACTTCCTTCCTGATGGGGGCAAGTCCTGAAAAGCTGGAAGCGTTCTATGAACGGAAAATCACTATCCTTGACAGGGAGGATGTAGAGCAACAACCTGACTGGCTGCAGCGCGCTGTTATCGAGGATGTGGTATTTTTAACAGGTGGAGATGCCATGGTCAGTACTACCCACGTAGACCTGCGCATGCGTGCCAGAGATATGGGTATTGAAACGCACATCATACATGGCTCATCGATCGTGAGTGCAGTCCCTGGCCTGACCGGATTGCAGAACTACCGCTTTGGCAAATCCGCAACCATACCCCACCCCTATACCCATAAGGGCAGGAACATTCTCTCGCACACTCCGTACGATACCATCACGTCCAACCTGGAAGCCGACCTGCACACCCTGATATTCCTGGACATAGACCCTGAAAAAGGATACATGACCATCAACCGCGGCTGTGAACTCCTTCTGGAAATAGACTCGCACGAGGGGAAACGTAACTTTGCCGGACGCCTTGGAGTGGGTGTAGCCAGGGCAGGCTCGCCTGAACCCGTTGTAAAGGCCTTGCCTTTAGGTGAACTGGCTAACTTCGATTTCGGGGGTCCGCTTCACATTCTGGTTGTGCCGGCAAACCTTCATTTCATGG is from ANME-2 cluster archaeon and encodes:
- a CDS encoding DNA-directed RNA polymerase subunit L yields the protein MELKVIEKSDTEILIEIGGESHTLLNTLKSSLLDDPRVEVATYDIKHPTISEPVLFVKTNGVDPIVAITEASERLIQVYEEFKTVFNEKASI
- a CDS encoding exosome complex RNA-binding protein Csl4, which codes for MKPSDTIKPQTPVSHEIIETGELVLPGDMIGTSEEFISGKNTFKHGGNIYSTATGMVKINPKSRNISVVPKTSVPPELEMGDVVIGRVNDLRSSVALVEIAKIEGKGEREIVNLQQAAVHISNVKDGYVKNITDELSPFDIIKAKVIDMRSMRLSTAGKDLGVIKAYCSKCNVDLVKPSEEGNKGSLLKCPVCGKMESRKVSTEYGIYNP
- the dph5 gene encoding diphthine synthase; amino-acid sequence: MLTFIGIGLYDEKDISIKGLEAVRKADHVYAEFYTSFLMGASPEKLEAFYERKITILDREDVEQQPDWLQRAVIEDVVFLTGGDAMVSTTHVDLRMRARDMGIETHIIHGSSIVSAVPGLTGLQNYRFGKSATIPHPYTHKGRNILSHTPYDTITSNLEADLHTLIFLDIDPEKGYMTINRGCELLLEIDSHEGKRNFAGRLGVGVARAGSPEPVVKALPLGELANFDFGGPLHILVVPANLHFMEAEALVKLAGAPGGILDTAR
- a CDS encoding METTL5 family protein, which encodes MKKKHLEIALERVTGFETPSAFLEQYATPATIAAELLYLAFMKGDLEDVVYDLGCGTGMLAIGAALLGAPRVIGFDMDKEALKIAYQNARRLNVDVEFVCSRVEDVCGQAHTVIMNPPFGAQEKGNDRPFLLKALEVADVVYSIHNSGSYEFIKRFINPAVITERYHAGFPIRRTFKFHKKDIEVVDVEIYRIEKNRH
- a CDS encoding type II toxin-antitoxin system VapC family toxin, translating into MNLQIADNIGFTSAITVAELSVGAHLSKRKDALDKTLDLISLVEVIDINTDVAIEGGKIYSGLVKKGETIELNDCLISATSISQGINKIVTRNVNHFERIKEIEVFTPEDLGY
- a CDS encoding SufD family Fe-S cluster assembly protein, producing MTDEYRTLVEAYARYGGEVDALSMPDVAHLLVHGNRVLSSRPVTGLDIHVEETGTGVKIKLVILKGYRIEHPVHLCFGVLPKEGIQQIDSVIIAEEGSSVELLAHCTFPNATRVRHVMNAEMEIQRDATITYNETHYHGPHGGVEVVPKARVSIERGGRLTTGFTLTEGRVGHLEMDYDVHVGEGATADMAVKVYGRGDDDILIRERTVLAGEKARSIIKSRVAVRDRARSTVESITEGAAPYSRGHVDCVEIVQDDAVAVAIPRVSVVDRRAKVTHEAAIGSVDKKQVETLMSRGLDESEAVDVIIRGLLK
- a CDS encoding DUF99 family protein, whose product is MHIKPEIRILGIDDSSLHSEPVMVVGAMFRGGTWLDGVLRTNITKDGMDATEAIIRMVTGSKHFGQVRVLMFDGVTYAGFNVVDIEAVFEETGIGCIVVMRNYPDFKRIRAALEHLPDPDIRWEMIQRAGEIQKVISSEGENPIFIQHCGIDLEEARDIVQLSSTHGNIPEPLRVAHLIATGIVCGESTGKA